AAACGGGGGGCAATTAAATGCGTACATTACAAAAACTTGCGATTGCCGGACTGACTTTGGTGCTATGCGGTTCTGCAATTGCGCAGGGTGGTATTTTCGGCCAGATTCTCGACGCCACGAGAGGCAAAACGGGTGTTGCAGGTGACTTACTGGATAAAGCCAAGCCTATCATTGAAAATTCAGGGATAGATGAACCAAGAGAAATAGAAATAGGTAATGAATTTGCCGCTGTCTTGTTGGGGGCGAAACCTTTGCTGAATGATCCAGCTTTGCAGCGCTACGTAAATACTCTGGGGCGCTGGTTGGCATCGCAAACCGAGAGACCTGATTTGCCATGGACTTTTGGTGTGCTGGATGATGTGGGCTTCAATGCTTTTGCTACACCAGGTGGCAAGATTTTTGTCACCAAAGGGTTGCTGGCGCGCATGCGTAATGAAGCTGAATTGGTGGGCGTGCTATCGCACGAAATTGCTCACGTCGTATTGAAACATCATGTGAATGCCATGCAGTCAAAAGCATGGACAGATGTTTTCGGTGATGTCGCTGGCAGTAAACTCAAAGGTAATTTTGCAGAAGTTAGAGGTATGGTGGTCAATTTAGGTAAAGATATGTTAACCAAAGGTCTTGATAAGGGGGATGAATATGCCGCCGATCGTGTGGGTGTGGTAATTGCTGCTCGCGCAGGTTTTGACCCCTATGGATTGCCAGCTGTATTGCAAACTTTACAGTCACAAAATGCGCAGGATGGTAATTTCAGTTTGTTGTTTGAAACGCACCCGTCCCCAACTGACCGTCTTGATAATCTGGACAAAGTCATGCGTAACCGCTTTGAATCCACCAATGGTTCTCAGGGGCGTTCGTTTAACGACAGGTTCAAAGAATTCAGCCGTTGATGAGTTCAGATTTTGAATAAAAAACGCCGCACCAGTTGTTGAATGGTGCGGCGTTTTTCATTCATGATGACACTGCGTTTACTACGCCATTCCTAGTAAAACTTCGCCAGCAATTTAGACAGTTTCCCATTCGCCGTTCCCTTGCGTATGACGACATTCAATTTTTCCATTTCTGCTTCATATCTGCCATTGGCTGCGGCGAAATGGGTGGTGTCGTAAAACACGGGTTTGGCTGAGACATAGAAGGTCTTGCCTGTCAGCTCTGGGTCATTGAAGCTGGGGATTAGCTGGTCGCGCAGGTAGGCTTCTACCTGGCTGGACCGCTGCAATTGGCGCACAGGCCAGAGCATGATGTCGCTGCGGCGGTTCATGAGTTTTTTAAAGCGAGCGGCTGATGAGGCGGAGTCTTCCTGCACCTGGAAGACGACATTCTTTGCTTTCTCAAAATCCATGCCGTGGCTGAAGCCGCGGCCAATGCTGACGGTTTTGCCACGCAGGTCTTCCATGGACTGGAAGTTGGGGCGAGGGTCGCCATAGGTAATCGCCCAGATTTTTTCACTGACAACCGGGGTGGAAAAGTGATACAGCTTCAGGCGTTCTGGTGATTTGGAAATACCAAAGATAATGCCTTCGCCATTTTGCGCCATCAGTTGCGCACGGTTCCAGGGTAATAACAGCTTGTCAAAACGGATGCCTGATTCACGTTCAAAATAGATGAGTATGGCTTCCAGGCCGCGGTCCAGTGGCAATTGCCTTCCATGGATGTCCAGGCTCTCTTGCAGGAAGAGTTTGATGAGGGGCTTGTCCTGCCCAGGTTTTACCGTGCTGGCAAACGCAGGCGTGAGTGCGAATAAAGAGAGTGATACAAGACAGGCAAACTGTTTGAAGCGGTGCAGCATAGGTATTCTCGACGACAGCTTGACTGTCAAATGGTATTTCTAAAATGTGGTGCAATGAGGCAGCATTACAAATTCATTGCAATTTCATCGCAACTGAATATGCAGCTTGATTTTTTGTGAAGACATCATGGCATCAGCTTGCGCAATGGCGATGAGTATCAGGGTGTGGTCTCAAAATTGCAGTTTTAATCCGCGCTGATTGTAGTCCGCAATTGCCCGAATTTTGTGCGTTCTTGGGATAGGAAAACTTTGTTTGCATTCTTATTCTTGTGCCAAGTTAAAACCGGATAGAATTTGGTTTGATAACCAAAATAACGAGCAGGCCTTCATTATGTCCAGAAAATCCAATACCGAGCAGCGCCGCAAGGAGATTGTTTTTGCCCTGCTGTCTGTCATGGCAGAGCACGGTTATGAAAAGGCCACTATCCTTGCCATTGCCAGGCAGGCTGGCCTGGCTCCGGGTTTGATTCATTATCATTTCAAGAGCAAGGGCGAGATTCTGCTTTATCTGGTCAAGTTGCTGGCTGATCTGTCGCGTACCCGCTATGAAGTGATGGCTGCAGCGGCCAGTACGCCACAAGACAAACTGCTGGCCTATATCAATGCCCGTCTGGCCAAAGGCGAGGGTGCCTTACCGGAGGCGGTTTCTGCCTGGGTGGTGATAGGTGCCGAGGCAGTGAGGCAGCCTGAGGTGCGGGCAGTGTTTCAAGAGGCCATTGCTGCCGAACTGGAATTGATACAGGCTTTGTTGACAGCATGTCTGCATCAGCAAAAGAGGCGCATAGATCGCGTTGCTGAGCTGGCCGCTGGTTTGCTGGCGTTCATGGAGGGGGCATTTCAACTCGCCAGTGCTGCCGGGGATATCATGCCGCAGGGCTATGCGGCAGTGACAGCAAGCGCATTCATAGAAAACAGCATGGCGGCACAGGCATCTGTCTAAATAGTGTTAAGGCCGCAGCTATACAAACAGGCTACTCTTTCCAGCCATTCTCCATCATATTGAACAAGGTGTGCAGCGAAGCTTTTGGGTTTTCTGCATCTTTTGATCGATGAAATGCATCGAGAATAAAATGGGCGAGGGCTTCAGCCTCAGCTTTTTCGAGCTTGTTTTTGGTTTCTTGCTGTAGCGCCGCAGCGAGTGACTTTTCATAACGCATCCAGACCTGCTTTGCGTAAGCATATAGATCTGGCGTGGAATAGATCAAATTCCTGAAGGCGTTGACTTCTTTCTTTTTCTTTTCATCAAAAGCCATATAGCTTGAGAAATACTCAAGCAAGGAGTCAAGTATGGAAACACCTGCTTTTCTGTCTGTAACGGCAGCAATCAGGCGTGCTTCGCGCTCATCTTCTTCGTCGAATACCAGAGTTTCTTTGGTCGGAAAATATTTGAACAGGGTAGGTACTGACACTTCAGCAAGGCGGGCAATTTCTGCCGTTGTTACCTGATCGTAACCTCTTTCTATGAACAAGCCAGTGGCCAGGTCAGAAATCATTTTCCTGGTTTTCGCTTTTTTTAATTCCCTCAGTCCCATTTCAGTTCCATCTCAGCTCAATTCCTTTTTTTATTTCGACTAAATACGACATTGTTCACTGCCTTCATTTTAACAGAATTAATTATCTCAATAAAATAATTAAGTCACTTTACTTTTTAATTTGGTTAACTTATGATGCAGATCAAGGCAAAATTCCGGGAAATGGTTTTGTGGGTAAAAAATCCTGAGCTCCCTGCAATATTTGCAATTTCAAAACGTCTATCCATTAAGCCGCAAGTTCAAGCCACAATACATGTATGTGGCCTGAGGTCGTGCGCAATGTGTGGATAAAAAAACCAGGATGACCGCAATGACTCAAATCCATCAACAAACTCCTGTACAAGACAAGCAAATCGCCATCATAGGTGCCGGACCAGGCGGGCTGACTCTGGCCAGACTGCTGCAGATGCATGGTGCAAAAGTGAAGGTGTTTGAAAGGGATATCAACCAGTTTGCCAGAATGCAGGGTGCAACTTTGAATCTGAATGAGGATTCAGGCTTGGCAGCCTTGCGTGGTGCAGGTTTGATGGAAGCATTTGAGCATGCGTATCGTCCGGGTGCCGAAAAAATGCTGTTTGTGGATGCACAGGCAGCAGTCATTATCGATGAGCTTGGTGCTGAGAGTAATGACAGGCCTGAGATAGACCGCGGCCCCTTGAGAAATCTGTTGCTGGCTTCGCTGGCTGAAGACACAGTAGTGTGGGACGCCCGCTTCTCGTCTTTGCAGAGGACAGATGAATCAGTGAAGATTTCGTTTGAAAACGGCGATCAATTCACTGCTGATTTACTCATCGCAGCCGATGGGGCGAACTCGAAAATACGTCCCTATATCACACCGCTTGCACCAGAGTATTCTGGTGTGACTGTACTGGAAGGGAATGTCGCAGACGTAGCAAACACGATTCCTGAATTGTATGAATTGCTCGATGGTGGAAAAGTCTGTGTGCTTGATGATGAAAAGACTTTATTCATTGTATTGAAAGGCGACGGCAGCGTCGCTTTTTACACCGGGCATAAAGCTGATCAACAATGGAGTACGCAATGCGGTATCGATTTTTCTGACCGGGCGCAGGTATTG
This is a stretch of genomic DNA from Undibacterium sp. KW1. It encodes these proteins:
- a CDS encoding TetR/AcrR family transcriptional regulator; this translates as MSRKSNTEQRRKEIVFALLSVMAEHGYEKATILAIARQAGLAPGLIHYHFKSKGEILLYLVKLLADLSRTRYEVMAAAASTPQDKLLAYINARLAKGEGALPEAVSAWVVIGAEAVRQPEVRAVFQEAIAAELELIQALLTACLHQQKRRIDRVAELAAGLLAFMEGAFQLASAAGDIMPQGYAAVTASAFIENSMAAQASV
- a CDS encoding M48 family metallopeptidase, coding for MRTLQKLAIAGLTLVLCGSAIAQGGIFGQILDATRGKTGVAGDLLDKAKPIIENSGIDEPREIEIGNEFAAVLLGAKPLLNDPALQRYVNTLGRWLASQTERPDLPWTFGVLDDVGFNAFATPGGKIFVTKGLLARMRNEAELVGVLSHEIAHVVLKHHVNAMQSKAWTDVFGDVAGSKLKGNFAEVRGMVVNLGKDMLTKGLDKGDEYAADRVGVVIAARAGFDPYGLPAVLQTLQSQNAQDGNFSLLFETHPSPTDRLDNLDKVMRNRFESTNGSQGRSFNDRFKEFSR
- a CDS encoding ABC transporter substrate-binding protein, whose amino-acid sequence is MLHRFKQFACLVSLSLFALTPAFASTVKPGQDKPLIKLFLQESLDIHGRQLPLDRGLEAILIYFERESGIRFDKLLLPWNRAQLMAQNGEGIIFGISKSPERLKLYHFSTPVVSEKIWAITYGDPRPNFQSMEDLRGKTVSIGRGFSHGMDFEKAKNVVFQVQEDSASSAARFKKLMNRRSDIMLWPVRQLQRSSQVEAYLRDQLIPSFNDPELTGKTFYVSAKPVFYDTTHFAAANGRYEAEMEKLNVVIRKGTANGKLSKLLAKFY
- a CDS encoding NAD(P)/FAD-dependent oxidoreductase; this encodes MTQIHQQTPVQDKQIAIIGAGPGGLTLARLLQMHGAKVKVFERDINQFARMQGATLNLNEDSGLAALRGAGLMEAFEHAYRPGAEKMLFVDAQAAVIIDELGAESNDRPEIDRGPLRNLLLASLAEDTVVWDARFSSLQRTDESVKISFENGDQFTADLLIAADGANSKIRPYITPLAPEYSGVTVLEGNVADVANTIPELYELLDGGKVCVLDDEKTLFIVLKGDGSVAFYTGHKADQQWSTQCGIDFSDRAQVLAWFQQEFKGWSNIWAELFRHASLPFMPRPQFCAPLDQSWPSLPNLTMLGDAAHVMPPYAGEGVNMAMQDALVLATQLLNPDMPDMQAAIAAYEIEMRTRNAATAAETMQFTRVFHSYEAVPFFREFFTGNQDVLLQNDSFRKAA
- a CDS encoding TetR/AcrR family transcriptional regulator; its protein translation is MGLRELKKAKTRKMISDLATGLFIERGYDQVTTAEIARLAEVSVPTLFKYFPTKETLVFDEEDEREARLIAAVTDRKAGVSILDSLLEYFSSYMAFDEKKKKEVNAFRNLIYSTPDLYAYAKQVWMRYEKSLAAALQQETKNKLEKAEAEALAHFILDAFHRSKDAENPKASLHTLFNMMENGWKE